In the genome of Carnobacterium pleistocenium FTR1, one region contains:
- a CDS encoding ABC transporter ATP-binding protein, which translates to MSFVDLENIRVSYDGKNNILKELNLSIEKGELVSLLGPSGCGKTTTLRVIAGLIEPNDGTFTVGDTNLTKIPVHKRNFGMVFQSYALFPHLTVKENVGFGLKMRKERKDNIEKKVQAILAATDLSDYAERYPKQLSGGQRQRVALARALVIEPQLLLLDEPLSNLDAKLRINMRIEIKRIQRKLGITTVFVTHDQEECFSISDKVAVMNNGVIEQYDSPEEIYKNPKTEFVARFIGFENFFTLTKQDLYSYTTVDGTQIETVHTANKQQVTGTIRPDDIEVLAYAQEKLANSLSGTIQVRTFLGNSYQYEIETTIGKLLVNDAQLQAYQVGDKVRLVIPKEKLVLV; encoded by the coding sequence ATGTCATTTGTTGATTTAGAAAATATTCGTGTTAGTTATGATGGGAAAAATAACATACTGAAAGAACTTAATCTTTCCATTGAAAAAGGGGAGTTGGTCTCTTTACTAGGACCATCAGGTTGTGGAAAGACCACCACTTTACGGGTTATTGCAGGTCTAATTGAGCCCAATGATGGAACCTTTACTGTAGGTGATACTAATTTGACAAAGATTCCGGTTCATAAACGTAACTTTGGTATGGTATTTCAAAGTTACGCTTTGTTTCCACATTTAACGGTTAAAGAAAATGTTGGTTTCGGATTGAAGATGAGAAAAGAAAGAAAAGACAACATCGAAAAAAAAGTACAAGCCATTTTAGCGGCTACGGATTTATCTGATTACGCTGAGCGTTATCCAAAACAACTTTCGGGAGGGCAGCGTCAACGTGTAGCTCTCGCTCGAGCGTTAGTGATTGAACCGCAATTGTTGTTACTCGATGAACCCTTAAGTAATCTGGACGCTAAATTGCGTATCAACATGCGCATCGAAATCAAACGAATTCAGCGCAAATTGGGTATTACAACAGTCTTTGTTACACATGATCAAGAAGAATGTTTCTCTATTTCAGATAAAGTAGCAGTCATGAACAACGGGGTCATTGAACAATATGATTCTCCTGAAGAAATCTACAAAAATCCAAAAACAGAGTTTGTAGCTCGTTTTATTGGATTTGAAAATTTTTTCACTTTAACAAAACAGGATTTGTATTCGTACACAACAGTAGATGGAACTCAAATCGAGACAGTGCATACAGCAAACAAGCAACAAGTAACGGGAACGATTCGCCCAGATGATATTGAAGTTCTTGCTTACGCTCAAGAAAAATTGGCTAATAGCTTATCAGGAACTATCCAAGTTCGTACTTTTTTAGGAAACAGTTATCAGTATGAAATAGAAACAACTATTGGAAAGCTTTTAGTTAATGATGCTCAGTTACAAGCCTATCAGGTTGGAGATAAAGTTCGTTTAGTTATCCCAAAGGAAAAGTTAGTTTTAGTGTAA